In the Chloroflexota bacterium genome, ACAAACAGAGTTGTGATCCCGGACTGCTTTTGCAGGCTGACGATGTCGGCCCGCAGTTCTTCGCGCAGTTCAGGATCAAGATTGCTCAACGGTTCGTCAAGGAGGAGCAGTTTGGGCCGCACGACCAGCGCCCGCGCCAGGGCCACTCGTTGGCGTTGCCCGCCCGAAAGTTCGTCGGTCCAACGAGACTCAAAGCCGGGGAGCCGCACCAGGGCCAGGGCTTCGGCCACGCGCCGCTTGATTTCGTCGCGCCCGACGCGCCGCATTTTCAGTCCAAAGGCCACATTGTCGGCCACCGACATGAACGGAAAGAGAAGATGCCCCTGAAAGACCATCACCGCTCCCCGCTTTTCGGGCGGCACGCGCAACACCGATTCGTCGTCGAAGACAATGTCGCCGGACGTAGGATCGAGCAGTCCGGCGATCAGCCGCAGAGTCGTCGTCTTGCCACAACCCGACGGGCCGAGCAGGGCCACCAACTCACCCGACTCAACGCGCAAAGAGACCTCGCGCAGAGCGGCCACTGGCCCGGCACGAGAGGGAAAGTCTTTGGTGAGGCGGGTGAGGGTGAGGGAAGTCATAGAGATTAGAGATTGGAGATTAGAGAATTGGAAATGCCATCAATCTCCAATTCTCCGATTCTCCAATCTCTGTTTTCAGGGCCAAACTTCCATCTGTCCGCCGAGCGGCAGGTGAACCTCGGCCTCCGGGCCAAGCCACTTGTCGTAGATGGCGGCGTACGTTCCATCTTTCCACATTTCCTGTAAGGCGTAGTTGACGGCGTCGCGCCAGGCCGAGTCGTTCACCGGCAGGCCAATGCCAAACTGCACAGGGTTGATGCCGCCGGGCAGGAGCACCAGGTTCGCGTCGCCGGCGGCCAGAGCCAGCAGGGTGATGCCGTCTTCGGCGTAGCCGTCTACCGCGCCGTCGCGCAAGGCTTGCACCGCCGCCACCTTGTCGGTGAACTCGACGATCTCGGTCGCCGGGCCGCCGTGCTCGGCCACATATTTCTTCCAGGCGTCAATCGCCGAGCTTCCGGCGTTCAGGGCCACCTTCTTGCCGAACAAGTCTTCCAGCGAGTCAATGCCGCTGTCCTGGCGCACCATGAACGTCTGGCTGTCCCAAAAATAAGTAAGGCTGAAGTCTACAGCATCTTCACGCTTGCGGGTGTGGTTCATGCTGGCCACGGCCATATCAATTTTGCCTTCCTGCAAAAAGCTGATGCGTGTGGTTTCGTCTACCTTCACCTGCTCGATCTTCACGTTCAGCCGCCGGGCCAGTTCGTTCGCCAGGTCAACGTCGAAGCCCACCCAGTTGCCGTTCGGGTCAATGTAACTCAACGGCGGGTTGTCGAAACGGACGCCGGCTCGAACTACGCCGGCGGCCCGCACTTTGTCCAACGTGGACTGGGTCGCTGTCGAGGCCGGGGCCACCGCCGCCGACTGGCAGGCCGTCACCAGGAACATCGCACTTACAACTAATAGAATAGTCTTTCGTAGATTCACAGTCATTCACTCCTTGTGTATTTTTTTGAAGCCTGTTTATAGACGACCTGACTCGTTGCTTTCTTACTTCCTCTCATAAATTCGCCAGGTTGCTCAGTTGATCAGCCAGCCGCCCGCGCCTCTCCCAGCGAGCGGCCAGGCGCGAGGCGAGCAGGGCAACGGCGGCGTACATCAGCCCGACGGTGAAATAGACGGGGACCCAGTAGATCGAATTGCGAATATCGCTCCCCAGCGCCGACCGGGCGACCGTCATCAACTCTCCGACGCCCAGCACCACGACCACCGACGAATCTTTGAATAGCGAGATGGCCTGCCCGGTGAAGGCGGG is a window encoding:
- a CDS encoding ABC transporter ATP-binding protein, which encodes MTSLTLTRLTKDFPSRAGPVAALREVSLRVESGELVALLGPSGCGKTTTLRLIAGLLDPTSGDIVFDDESVLRVPPEKRGAVMVFQGHLLFPFMSVADNVAFGLKMRRVGRDEIKRRVAEALALVRLPGFESRWTDELSGGQRQRVALARALVVRPKLLLLDEPLSNLDPELREELRADIVSLQKQSGITTLFVTHDQAEAVAIADRVALMMDGAVTQMGRPQDFYERPAEARVARFFGGLNIFPARKRGDLIETEWGAFAVNPSSLPDGPVLATIRPEAIQFGPNGANTLAGQVAAWTYQGESARCRVLVGGGTLEITSPPYITCRPGDAIQLHLPRERIWLMPVE
- a CDS encoding transporter substrate-binding domain-containing protein codes for the protein MNLRKTILLVVSAMFLVTACQSAAVAPASTATQSTLDKVRAAGVVRAGVRFDNPPLSYIDPNGNWVGFDVDLANELARRLNVKIEQVKVDETTRISFLQEGKIDMAVASMNHTRKREDAVDFSLTYFWDSQTFMVRQDSGIDSLEDLFGKKVALNAGSSAIDAWKKYVAEHGGPATEIVEFTDKVAAVQALRDGAVDGYAEDGITLLALAAGDANLVLLPGGINPVQFGIGLPVNDSAWRDAVNYALQEMWKDGTYAAIYDKWLGPEAEVHLPLGGQMEVWP